In the Brassica napus cultivar Da-Ae chromosome A7, Da-Ae, whole genome shotgun sequence genome, one interval contains:
- the LOC125576380 gene encoding vacuolar iron transporter homolog 2-like, with product MDQGRNMDIEKESTATFDYSKRAQWLRAAVLGANDGLVSTASLMMGVGAVKHDVKAMILSGFAGMVAGACSMAIGEFVSVYSQYDIELAQMERESGEVEKEKLPSPLQAAAASALAFSAGAIVPLLAAAFVKEYRVRIIAVVTAVTVALVGFGWLGAALGKAPAVRSSARVLFGGWLAMAVTFGLTKLIGLYGL from the coding sequence ATGGATCAAGGTCGTAACATGGACATAGAGAAGGAATCAACAGCAACCTTTGACTACTCCAAACGCGCTCAATGGCTACGTGCCGCGGTGCTGGGAGCCAACGACGGTCTTGTCTCCACCGCGTCGTTGATGATGGGCGTTGGCGCCGTGAAGCATGACGTCAAGGCTATGATTCTCTCGGGTTTCGCCGGAATGGTGGCCGGAGCTTGTAGCATGGCGATAGGAGAGTTCGTCTCCGTTTACTCTCAGTACGACATAGAGCTAGCtcagatggagagagagagtggtGAAGTGGAGAAGGAGAAGCTTCCTAGTCCACTACAAGCAGCAGCTGCGTCTGCGCTTGCGTTTTCCGCGGGTGCGATTGTGCCGCTTTTGGCGGCTGCGTTTGTGAAGGAGTATAGAGTGAGGATCATAGCGGTCGTGACTGCGGTTACCGTGGCGCTTGTGGGGTTTGGGTGGTTAGGAGCGGCGCTAGGGAAGGCACCAGCGGTTAGGTCTTCGGCTAGGGTTTTGTTTGGAGGGTGGCTTGCTATGGCTGTTACCTTTGGGTTAACTAAGCTTATTGGGTTATATGGACTTTGA
- the LOC106354647 gene encoding sm-like protein LSM3B yields MSGEEDATVREPLDLIRLSLDERIYVKLRSDRELRGKLHAFDQHLNMILGDVEEVITTVEIDDETYEEIVRTIKRNIQYLFVRGDGVILVSPPLRTT; encoded by the exons ATGTCCGGCGAGGAAGACGCCACCGTGAGGGAGCCACTAGATCTGATTCGCCTGAGTCTCGACGAGAGAATCTATGTCAAGCTCCGCTCTGACCGCGAACTCCGCGGCAAGCTTCAC GCGTTTGATCAGCATTTGAACATGATTCTGGGTGATgttgaagaagttatcacaACTGTAGAAATCGATGACGAGACCTACGAAGAGATCGTCAGG ACGATAAAGCGGAATATTCAGTATCTGTTTGTGAGAGGAGATGGAGTGATATTGGTGTCTCCACCTTTGAGGACAACCTGA